The Stutzerimonas stutzeri DNA window GGGCGATCAGCCCCTCGCGGCGCATGCGCTCGGTGTCCTTCGGGTTGTGCCGCAGGCCTATGCTGGTGACGCCGGCCACCGCGGCGATCATCGCCTGGCGTTCCTCCAGCGAGCGGGCCTTGTACAGGTAGGCGATGCCTTCCTCGGTGAGCAGATGGGTGACGTCGTCGCCGTAGATCATGATCGGCGCCAGCGGCATGCCGCTCTTCTTCGCCACCTCCACCGCGTCGAGCTGCTCGACGAAGGTGGGTTTGCCGCCTTCCTGGAAGGTCTCGACCATCTGCACCACGAGCTTCTTGCCGCGCTCGAGCATGGTCACCGGGGCCTCGCCGCCGGGCATGGCCATGTCCAGCCAGGCCGGGGTCGGATGGCGGCGACCGCGTGGATCGTGGCCCATGTTTGGCGCACCGCCGAAACCGGCCAGGCGGCCGCGGGTGACGGTGGAGGAATGCCCATCACCATCAACCTGCAGGGTGGCGCCGATGAACAGGTCCACGGCGTACTGCCCGGCCAGCTGGCACATCATGCGATTGGAGCGCATCGAGCCGTCGCGGCCGGTGAAGAACACGTCCGGGCGCTGGGCGATGTAGTTCTCCATACCCAGCTCGGTGCCGAAGCAATGCACGCTCTCGACCCAGCCAGTCTCGATCGCCGGGATCAGCGTCGGGTGCGGGTTGAGCGTCCAGTTGCGGCAGATCTTGCCTTTCAGGCCGAGGGATTCGCCGTAGGTTGGCAGGATCAGCTCGATGGCCGCGGTGTTGAAACCGATGCCGTGGTTGAGCGACTGCACGTTGTGTTTTTCGTAGATGCCGCGGATCGCCATCATCGCCATCAGCACGTGCACCGGCTTGATGTGGCGCGGGTCGCGGGTGAACAGCGGCTCGATGTAGAACGGCTTGTCCGCCACCACGACGAAATCGACCCAGCTCGCCGGGATGTCCACGCGCGGCAGCTCGTCGACGATCTCGTTGACCTGGACGATGACGATGCCGTCGCTGAAGGCGGTCGGCTCGACCAGCGCCGGGGTGTCTTCGGTGCTGGGGCCGGTGTAGATGTTGCCGTGGCGATCGGCCTGGAAGCCGGCCACCAGCGCGACGTTGGGGATCAGGTCCACCAAGAGGCGCGAGTAGAGTTCGATGTAGGTGTGGATGGCGCCGACTTCCAGCAGGCCGTCTTCGAGCAGCTGGCTGATGCGCAGGCTCTGCGGGCCGGCGAAGGAAAAGTCGAGCTTGCGCGCGATCTGCCGCTCGAACAGATCCAGGTGCTCGGCGCGGCTGACGCTCGGCATGATCATGTGCAGGTCGTGCAGCTTGCCGGGGTCGGCCTTGGCCAGGGAGCGGGAGAGGAAGTCCGCCTGCTTCTGGTTGTTGCCCTCGAGCACCACCCGGTCGCCAGGGGCGACCAAGAGTTCCAGGGCCTCGACGATCCGCTCGCTGGGCAGCACCACGCCATCGGCGAGGCTCTGCACCTGATCGAGACGACGGGCTTTTTCAGCGCGACGACGCGACCACTGCGGCGGTGGGGAGATTGTTGTTGTCATGGCGACTCCACAGGTTTTCCGCTTTGTGGAGCGCACAGTAGGGAGGTGACCGAAAGGTCATCAATCAAGCAGCGGGCGTGACCGTTACGATCAGGTTAACGATGTGTCTGGATCGGCACGTTGGCCGACGCGGCGCTGCCGCGCCACGTCGGCGGCAGGCAATTTACTTGTCGCGATCGATATTGAACGGCGACCAGGCCTGGCGGGTGGGCATCACTTCCAGGCGGTTGATGTTGATGTGATCCGGCAGGGTGGCAACGTAGAAGATCTGCTCGGCGATGTCCTCGGCGGTCAGCGGCGTGGTGCCGCGGTACAGCCGGTCGCTGGCGGCCTGATCGCCCTTGGTGCGCACCAGGGTGAATTCGGTTTCGGCCATTCCCGGCGCGATGTCGGTGACGCGCACGCCGGTGCCGAGCAGGTCGCAGCGCAGGTTGTAGCCGAACTGCTCGACGAAGGCCTTGGTCGCACCGTAGACGTGGCCGCCCGGATACGGCCAGTGGCCGGCCACCGAGCCGATGTTGACGATGCTGGCGCCCTTGCCGGTGGCGATCAGCGTCGGCAGCAGCGCGTGGGTGACGTTGACCAGGCCGGTGATGTTGGTGTCGATCATGGTGTGCCAGTCGGCGAGATCGACTTGTTGCGCCGGCTGCGGCGCCAGTGCCAGGCCGGCGTTGTTGACCAGGCAATCGATCTGGCGGAATTCGGCCGGCAGCTGCGCCACCACCTCCTGCACCGCGCCGGCCTGGCGCACGTCGAGCGTGGCGATATGCACCGGCACCTTCGCCGACAGCTCGCCCTTCAGCTCTTCCAGACGCTCGCTGCGCCGCCCGGTGAGCACCAGCGCCCAGCCGGCCTCGGCGAAGCGGCGGGCGGTGGCACGGCCGAAGCCGGAGGTGGCGCCGGTGATGAATACGATCTTCTGTTTCATGCTTTTCCTCTTTCTCTGAAATGCCTGCTGTCGTGTAGGCGACGCGGCACAGGGGCGCAGTGACGGCGTCCAGCTTAGGGGGCGTTGCTGCGCCAGGCAAAGCACGGCGTGCGCTGATCGCCCGAAATGCGGCCATGCCGCCGTCGCGCAGCCGCCTTATACTCGCGCCCATCTGCCCGAAATCAGGAGCCCAATGATGCGAGGCCGCTTGATCTACCTGATCGGGCCATCCGGTGCCGGCAAGGACAGCCTGCTGGACGCCGCCCGCGAGTCGCTGGCTGGCCGTGGTGTGCGCATCGCGCGACGGGTCATCACCCGCTCGGCCGAAGCCGTCGGCGAGGCGGCGCATTCGGTGTCGCCGCAGGAATTCGAGCGTCTCGAGGCGCAGGGCGCCTTTGCCCTCAGCTGGCGGGCCAACGGTCTGGCGTATGGCATTCCGGCAGAGATCGATGAGTGGCTGGCGTCCGGCGAACAGGTGCTGGTCAATGGGTCGCGCGGCTACCTGGCAACGGCACGGGAGCGTTATCCAGACCTGCTGGCGGTGCTGCTCAGCGTCGAGCAGGACGTATTGCGCCAGCGCCTGCATGCACGCGGACGGGAGACGGCGGAACAGATCGAGTCACGGCTGGCGCGCAACGCGCTGTTCGCCGGCGAACTGGACGACTACATCCGCCTGGACAACTCGACGCCGCTGACTGAAAGCGTCGAACGCCTGCTGGCGTTGATCGATGAGCATGTGCCAAGGGACTGAGCGTGGCGCCCCGCTGGGCCTCACAGCACTACCCGGCGTCAACCAGAGCCACCCTTGAATGCGCTGCCTCACCGCCCCGGCTGCGGACGGAAACCCGGTACGCCGCTCGGGCGGTCGACACGGGCGGCCGGCATGCTGCAGTTGAGGTCGCGAAAGGGCTGGTCGTCGAGCCGTTGCCAGCCTTCGCCGGGCGAAGTCTGGCGGCAGATGACGGTACCGTCGACGATGCTCTGCCAACGGTAATAGGGTGCCGGCGCAGCGCTGGCGGCGACGGACAGGAGCAGGCAGAAGGCGGTCAGGAAAGTGCGCATGGCGGTGTTCGGCGGAACGATGGCGCCACTGTAATTCATCCGCCGTGCATGGCAAGCGCCGTCCGGCGCGCTCAGTACCAGACCCTGGCCGCCTCGCGCATGAAGATCTCCACGGTCTTCGGCCCGACGCCTTCGAACGCCGCCAGCCGCCGCTCCAGCTCCTTGCGGTTCTCGCTGAGCTCATGGATGCGCCCGAGTTTGCCGCCATACTCGTGGTTGAGCTTCTCGCAGAGCTTGAGCAGTCGCTCGGCGGTGGATTCGTCGTAGCGTACATAGCGCCCCTCGCCGAGCATGTTCACCAGCTGCTGCCAGCTGCAATTGCCCAGTTTTCGCGGCGTATCGCGCTTGTGCTTGTCGACGATGACGCGATACGCCTCGGCGGCGATGTCCTGCTGGATGCGCTTGCCGAACAGGAAGCTGGCGACGAACCACTTGAACAGCGCGGGCTCGCCGTCGCCCATGTCGATGCCCAGATCTTTGGCGCTGATTTCCGCACTCATCAGGCGCCCTCCCCTCGAACGATTGTCTGCATTCGAAGCCGTGCTTTCGGGCAAGTTTCCCCCTTGCCTGAGTCCTGATGAGCGGTTTTTTGCCTATACCGTTCATCCGATAGGCGGATTCTTGCCTAACGCTTCCCTTCAGGGAGGCAACAGCCCCTGTAGCAGGGGGCTCGCACAGGCTGGCACGCCTTCTGCTACTGGCAATGTGCTCGATGCGATTCCAACGACAAGAAGAGCTGCCAGCGATACCCACCTCCCGGGCCCGGCCCCGGTGTCATCGCCCCTCTGCTTGTACGTCTGGCGCGTTCCCCGAACGCGGCATCGTCTATCGTCAACATGCTGCGCCAATCAATAAAAACGAAACGGAGATCCATCCATGAGACTGACCAAACGCTTGGGCCTGCTCGCTGCCGCTGCGGCCTTCACCGCCAGCACCGCGGCCGTCGCTGCACCGACCTTCATCAACATCCTCACCGGCGGCACCAGCGGCGTGTACTACCCGATCGGCGTGGCCCTGTCGCAGCAGTACAACAAGATCGACGGCGCCAAGACTTCGGTGCAGGCCACCAAGGCCTCGGTAGAGAACCTCAACCTGCTGCAGGCCGGTCGCGGCGAGCTGGCCTTCTCCCTGGGTGACTCGGTGGAAGATGCCTGGAACGGTGTCGAGGATGCCGGCTTCAAGGCCCCGCTCAAGCGCCTGCGCGCCATTGCCGGTACCTACAACAACTACATCCAGATCGTCGCCAGCGCCGAATCCGGCATCAAGACCCTGGAAGACCTGAAGGGCAAGCGCATCTCCGTCGGCGCGCCGAAGTCCGGCACCGAGCTGAACGCCCGCGCGATCTTCAAGGCCGCCGGCCTGGACTACAAGGACATGGGCCGCGTCGAGTTCCTGCCCTACGCCGAGTCGGTCGAGCTGATCAAGAACCGCCAGCTCGACGCCACGCTGCAGTCCTCGGGCCTGGGCATGGCCGCCATCCGCGACCTGGCCAGCACCATGCCGGTGACCTTCGTCGAAATCCCGGCCGCCGTGGTCGAGAAGATCGAGAGCGATGCCTACCTGGCGGGCGTGATTCCGGCCGGCACCTATGACGGTCAGGACGCCGACGTCCCCACCGTGGCCATCACCAACATTCTGGTGACCCACGAGAAGGTCTCCGATGAAGTGGCTTACCAGATGACCAAGCTGATGTTCGACAACCTGGCCGCCCTGGGTAACGCCCACTCCGCCGCCAAGGACATCAAGCTGGAAAACGCCACCAAGAACCTGCCGATCCCGCTGCACCCGGGCGCCGAGCGCTTCTACAAGGAAGCCGGGGTTCTCAAGTAACCCAGCGCTGAACGACGGGCTGAGCAGGCCCTAGCGCCTGCTCCAGCCCGCTCCTTGTAGCAGCAGGCTTGCCCGCGTTGCCTCGTTGGCAAGCCTGCTTCTACAGGCATCCCCTTGCAGTGAGAGAGTGATACCCATGAGCGAAAGCCAAGGGCTGCATGCCAGCCCCAGCGAATGGCCGAGGGCGCTGTTCTACGTCGCCCTGCTGTTCTCCATCTATCAGATCGTCACCGCCGCCTTCCACCCGGTGTCCAGCCAGGTGCTGCGCGCCGGTCACGTCGGTTTCCTGCTGCTGCTGGTGTTTCTCTGCTACCCGGCGCGCGGCACCGGCAAGCCGTTCCAGCCAGTGGCCTGGGTGCTCGGCCTGGCCGGTTTCGCCACCTTCTTCTACCAGTGGTATTTCGAGGCGGACCTGATCCAGCGCTCCGGCGACATGACCACCACCGACATGGTGGTCGGCCTGACGCTGATCGTGCTGGTGTTCGAGGCCGCACGCCGCGTCATGGGCATTGCGCTGCCGATCATCTGCGGGCTGTTCCTCGCCTACGGCCTGTTCGGCGAGTACCTGCCCGGTGATCTCGCGCACCGCGGCTATTACATGGATCAGATCGTCAACCAGCTGTCGTTCGGCACCGAAGGCCTGTACGGCACGCCGACCTACGTTTCGGCGACCTACATCTTCCTGTTCATCCTGTTCGGCTCGTTCCTCGAGCAGGCGGGCATGATCAAGCTGTTCACCGACTTCGCCATGGGCCTGTTCGGCCACAAGCTGGGCGGCCCGGCCAAGGTGTCGGTGGTGTCCTCGGCATTGATGGGCACCATCACCGGTTCCGGCGTGGCCAACGTGGTCACCACCGGCCAGTTCACCATCCCGCTGATGAAGCGCTTCGGCTATCGCCCGGCCTTCGCCGGCGGCGTCGAGGCCACGTCCTCGATGGGCAGCCAGATCATGCCGCCGGTGATGGGTGCGGTGGCCTTCATCATGGCCGAGACCATCAACGTGCCCTTCGTCGAGATCGCCAAGGCCGCGCTGATTCCGGCGCTGCTGTACTTCGGCTCGGTGTTCTGGATGGTCCACCTGGAAGCCAAGCGCGCCGGTCTCAAGGGCCTGCCGAAAGACGAGTGCCCGAGTGCCTGGGCCGCGGTGAAGGAGCGCTGGTACCTGCTGATCCCGCTGCTGGTACTGGTCTGGCTGCTGTTCTCCGGGCGCACCCCGATGTTCGCCGGCACCATTGGCCTGTCGCTGACAGCCATCGTCATCCTCGGCTCGGCGATCATCCTCAAGGTCTCTTCGTTCGGCCTGCGCATTGCCTTCTGGATCGCCCTCGGCCTGCTCTGCGCCGGGTTCTTCCAGCTCGGCATCGGGGTGATCTTCGGCGTCATCGCCGCGCTGGTGGTGGTGTGCTGGTTCATCAAGGGCGGTCGCGACACCCTGGTCATCTGCCTGCACGCGCTGGTGGAAGGCGCACGCCATGCGGTGCCGGTGGGGATCGCCTGCGCCCTGGTCGGCGTGATCATCGGCGTGGTCTCGCTGACCGGCGTGGCCTCGACCTTCGCCGGCTACATCCTGGCCGTCGGCGAAAACAACCTGTTCCTCTCGCTGCTGCTGACCATGCTGACCTGCCTGGTGCTGGGCATGGGCATCCCGACGATCCCGAACTACATCATCACCAGCTCGATCGCCGCGCCCGCGCTGCTCGACCTGGGTGTGCCGCTGATCGTCTCGCACATGTTCGTCTTCTACTTCGGCATCATGGCCGACCTCACCCCGCCGGTGGCGCTGGCCTGCTTCGCCGCCGCGCCGATCGCCAAGGAGAGGGGCCTGAAGATCAGCATGTGGGCCATCCGCATCGCCATCGCCGGTTTCATCGTGCCGTTCATGGCGGTGTATAACCCGGCGCTGATGATGCAGGGCGGCGACTGGGGCGCCACGCTGTACATGCTGTTCAAGGCGGCCTTCGCCGTCGGCCTGTGGGGCGCCGTGTTCACCGGTTACCTGCAGCGGCCCATGGCGCTGTGGGAAAAGGTCCTCGCCTTCGCCGCAGCCGCCTCGATGGTGCTGGCGATGCCGATCAGCGATGAAATCGGCTTCGGCCTGGGCGCGCTGTTCCTTATCCAGCACTTCTGGCGCGCCCGTCGCGCCGAGCCGGCGGCGGCGTGATCGGTCTGTGCCTGGGGCTGGCAGGCGTGGTGTGGGCCGAAGTGCCCACCCCCGCCTTCACCCTGGCGTGGAACCACACCATCGAGAAGATCCGCTGGGAAGAGGATTACCGCGTGACGCCGGACGGGCTGCTGCTCGGCGAAGCGCGGGTCAAGGGTTCTGGCGCCGGGATGGAAATCCCGGATGACGCCGAACTGCGCGACGGGGCCTGGCACTACCAGCGCCGGATGCCCGCGTTGCCGCTCCTGCGCCTGGGGCGAACCCCCGAGGCGGGAGATTACCAACTGTGTTTTGACCAGCGTTGCCACGCCATGAGCGAATGGCTCGGCCCGCCACAAGCGGACCAGCCGGCGCTGGAAGTCTGGGGCTGTACCGTGCAAACGGCGAGTGTCGGGAACGATTGACCGGCTGGCCGGTGATCGTTGAGGTGGGGTGTTCGCGCAAGCGGCACCCCTTTTTCTTTGGTTCTTTTCCGGCCAGGCAAGGCTGGGTGCGCTGGATGAACGGTTTGTTTGATAGCGCTTAGCGAGTCGCCTGAAAGTCTGGTTTCGCCCTGCTGGGCGAGTTTCTTTTGGCAGTCGCCCCAAAAGAAACCAAAAGGTCTTTCCCCTGCCATCCGGCCCCGCGCTTCGCGCGGGGTACGTTCGCTCCATCGCTGCTCCAGGGGTCGGCTTACAAGGGCCATCCATGGCCCTTTAAGCCTTTCGCCGCATCCCTGCGGCTCAACCCCTTACACAGCGATTCCACTCACCCTCCTGATGGGGCGCTTGCGTATCGCCTGATACTCTGTGCGAACAACAGCAACAACATGAGAAGCCCTAGGGCTCTCGGGAGCCACTACTGCAATCCTATGGCAGACGCATTGAGCAGCGCGGTAGCGCCGGGGGCAGCTTTCTACTCAAGGGGCTTGGGGACAATTAACGAATTCTTGGCTTGGTTTTTAAATAACGCTTTTTGTGCACAGGGATTCAGGCGACTCCATACGCCCCTTCAGGAGGGTGAACGAAGCCGTCGTGGAGAGGGGCGAGCCGCAGGGATGCGGCGAGAGCCGTATAGGGCCATGGATGGCCCTTGTACGGCGACCCTCGGAGCGGCGGCGTAGTGAACGAACCCGGAGCGAAGCGCAGGGCCGGATGCAGGGGCAAAGCGTTTTTGGTTACTTTTTCCGCGTCTGGAAAAAGTGACTCGCCCAGCAGGGCGAAACCAAGCTTTCAGGCAACTCGCCAAGCGCCATGAAGCAAAGCCTGCCAGCCGCCGCCACTATATCCGCCGTCACAAGACAACAAGGCAGCCATTCCCCGCCCACAAAAAAGACGCACACCCCTTTCGGTGGTGTGCGCCAAAGCGTCCCGCTCGCACGCTGTTACTTGGTCTGCATGATCAGATCGCGGCGCATCAGCGTCTTGATCTTCACCAGATGGTCGTCTTCCTGGGTCTTGGCCTTCGTGAAGCTATCGG harbors:
- a CDS encoding TRAP transporter permease is translated as MSESQGLHASPSEWPRALFYVALLFSIYQIVTAAFHPVSSQVLRAGHVGFLLLLVFLCYPARGTGKPFQPVAWVLGLAGFATFFYQWYFEADLIQRSGDMTTTDMVVGLTLIVLVFEAARRVMGIALPIICGLFLAYGLFGEYLPGDLAHRGYYMDQIVNQLSFGTEGLYGTPTYVSATYIFLFILFGSFLEQAGMIKLFTDFAMGLFGHKLGGPAKVSVVSSALMGTITGSGVANVVTTGQFTIPLMKRFGYRPAFAGGVEATSSMGSQIMPPVMGAVAFIMAETINVPFVEIAKAALIPALLYFGSVFWMVHLEAKRAGLKGLPKDECPSAWAAVKERWYLLIPLLVLVWLLFSGRTPMFAGTIGLSLTAIVILGSAIILKVSSFGLRIAFWIALGLLCAGFFQLGIGVIFGVIAALVVVCWFIKGGRDTLVICLHALVEGARHAVPVGIACALVGVIIGVVSLTGVASTFAGYILAVGENNLFLSLLLTMLTCLVLGMGIPTIPNYIITSSIAAPALLDLGVPLIVSHMFVFYFGIMADLTPPVALACFAAAPIAKERGLKISMWAIRIAIAGFIVPFMAVYNPALMMQGGDWGATLYMLFKAAFAVGLWGAVFTGYLQRPMALWEKVLAFAAAASMVLAMPISDEIGFGLGALFLIQHFWRARRAEPAAA
- a CDS encoding DNA methylase, producing MSAEISAKDLGIDMGDGEPALFKWFVASFLFGKRIQQDIAAEAYRVIVDKHKRDTPRKLGNCSWQQLVNMLGEGRYVRYDESTAERLLKLCEKLNHEYGGKLGRIHELSENRKELERRLAAFEGVGPKTVEIFMREAARVWY
- a CDS encoding SDR family oxidoreductase, with amino-acid sequence MKQKIVFITGATSGFGRATARRFAEAGWALVLTGRRSERLEELKGELSAKVPVHIATLDVRQAGAVQEVVAQLPAEFRQIDCLVNNAGLALAPQPAQQVDLADWHTMIDTNITGLVNVTHALLPTLIATGKGASIVNIGSVAGHWPYPGGHVYGATKAFVEQFGYNLRCDLLGTGVRVTDIAPGMAETEFTLVRTKGDQAASDRLYRGTTPLTAEDIAEQIFYVATLPDHININRLEVMPTRQAWSPFNIDRDK
- a CDS encoding DUF1850 domain-containing protein, which gives rise to MIGLCLGLAGVVWAEVPTPAFTLAWNHTIEKIRWEEDYRVTPDGLLLGEARVKGSGAGMEIPDDAELRDGAWHYQRRMPALPLLRLGRTPEAGDYQLCFDQRCHAMSEWLGPPQADQPALEVWGCTVQTASVGND
- the phnN gene encoding phosphonate metabolism protein/1,5-bisphosphokinase (PRPP-forming) PhnN, with translation MRGRLIYLIGPSGAGKDSLLDAARESLAGRGVRIARRVITRSAEAVGEAAHSVSPQEFERLEAQGAFALSWRANGLAYGIPAEIDEWLASGEQVLVNGSRGYLATARERYPDLLAVLLSVEQDVLRQRLHARGRETAEQIESRLARNALFAGELDDYIRLDNSTPLTESVERLLALIDEHVPRD
- the mdcA gene encoding malonate decarboxylase subunit alpha: MTTTISPPPQWSRRRAEKARRLDQVQSLADGVVLPSERIVEALELLVAPGDRVVLEGNNQKQADFLSRSLAKADPGKLHDLHMIMPSVSRAEHLDLFERQIARKLDFSFAGPQSLRISQLLEDGLLEVGAIHTYIELYSRLLVDLIPNVALVAGFQADRHGNIYTGPSTEDTPALVEPTAFSDGIVIVQVNEIVDELPRVDIPASWVDFVVVADKPFYIEPLFTRDPRHIKPVHVLMAMMAIRGIYEKHNVQSLNHGIGFNTAAIELILPTYGESLGLKGKICRNWTLNPHPTLIPAIETGWVESVHCFGTELGMENYIAQRPDVFFTGRDGSMRSNRMMCQLAGQYAVDLFIGATLQVDGDGHSSTVTRGRLAGFGGAPNMGHDPRGRRHPTPAWLDMAMPGGEAPVTMLERGKKLVVQMVETFQEGGKPTFVEQLDAVEVAKKSGMPLAPIMIYGDDVTHLLTEEGIAYLYKARSLEERQAMIAAVAGVTSIGLRHNPKDTERMRREGLIALPEDLGIRRNDATRELLAAKSIAELVEWSGGLYNPPAKFRSW
- a CDS encoding TAXI family TRAP transporter solute-binding subunit — its product is MRLTKRLGLLAAAAAFTASTAAVAAPTFINILTGGTSGVYYPIGVALSQQYNKIDGAKTSVQATKASVENLNLLQAGRGELAFSLGDSVEDAWNGVEDAGFKAPLKRLRAIAGTYNNYIQIVASAESGIKTLEDLKGKRISVGAPKSGTELNARAIFKAAGLDYKDMGRVEFLPYAESVELIKNRQLDATLQSSGLGMAAIRDLASTMPVTFVEIPAAVVEKIESDAYLAGVIPAGTYDGQDADVPTVAITNILVTHEKVSDEVAYQMTKLMFDNLAALGNAHSAAKDIKLENATKNLPIPLHPGAERFYKEAGVLK